From one Paenibacillus sp. FSL K6-1330 genomic stretch:
- a CDS encoding Gfo/Idh/MocA family oxidoreductase — MTQKLRWGILGCASIAKHSVIPGLQQSRLNDVVAIASRDQGKAAQTAEELNIPTAYGSYESLLEDSSIDAIYIPLPNHLHKEWSIRAAEAGKHILCEKPLALTEAEAAEMAEAAAKAGVVLTEAFMYRYHPRYDLMKEMIVAGAIGDIRGIRSAFTFNSSTNHGNVRFRKDWGGGSIYDIGCYPINAARILLGQEPEAVTVQAFFSPEHDFVDMMASGLIEFEGNVALTFDCGMWAAYRNPLEIVGTDGLIEVPYAYSLPEDGANFFLTTGEGRKEIEVPHANAYSEQGDHMAEAILNNKPLRYTAEDAIHNMKVIDACLQSAHERKRIVL; from the coding sequence ATGACTCAAAAACTTCGTTGGGGAATCCTTGGCTGCGCCAGCATTGCCAAACACTCAGTCATACCTGGTTTACAGCAATCCCGTCTCAATGATGTCGTTGCCATTGCGAGCCGCGACCAGGGAAAGGCAGCGCAAACGGCAGAGGAACTGAATATTCCGACTGCATACGGCAGTTACGAGTCCTTGCTCGAGGATTCTTCTATAGATGCTATCTATATTCCGCTCCCTAACCATCTACATAAAGAATGGAGCATCCGTGCGGCGGAAGCCGGTAAACACATTCTATGCGAAAAACCCCTTGCGTTGACGGAAGCAGAAGCAGCTGAAATGGCAGAAGCAGCGGCTAAAGCCGGGGTAGTGCTGACCGAAGCCTTTATGTACCGCTATCACCCGCGGTATGACTTGATGAAGGAAATGATCGTCGCCGGCGCCATCGGGGACATTCGGGGCATACGCAGCGCGTTTACCTTCAACAGCTCCACCAATCACGGGAATGTCCGTTTTCGCAAAGACTGGGGCGGCGGTTCGATTTATGATATCGGCTGTTATCCAATCAATGCCGCACGCATCCTGCTGGGTCAAGAACCGGAAGCTGTTACTGTTCAAGCTTTCTTCTCCCCCGAGCATGATTTTGTCGACATGATGGCATCCGGATTGATTGAATTTGAAGGCAATGTAGCCCTGACATTTGATTGCGGAATGTGGGCGGCGTATCGCAACCCGCTTGAGATTGTGGGAACGGATGGCTTGATCGAAGTCCCCTACGCCTATAGCCTGCCTGAGGACGGAGCGAACTTCTTCTTAACGACCGGCGAAGGACGTAAAGAAATCGAGGTTCCTCATGCAAACGCATACAGTGAACAAGGCGACCACATGGCCGAAGCGATTTTGAACAACAAACCTCTCCGCTACACTGCAGAGGATGCGATTCACAACATGAAGGTCATCGACGCCTGCCTGCAATCTGCCCATGAACGGAAGCGAATTGTATTGTAA
- a CDS encoding AraC family transcriptional regulator, with product MKRQSHLLTLPQMPFFCLPESVGIYRDELDHTVTRAAGSLNNFNIHYVASGKGYVEIENVVHTLGPGEAVLYFPMQAQRYYTSEDDPWDVRWFHFYGSGLQNYFIERGFHKSQLWSIRQPSAFEEAHEALLCEAETHRMLKPAQLSTLTYSLLAVFVEQASALSDNKSNNSANRILELLPIMQQEAAQPFILEEWADRLGVTTYYFCKLFRNVMEMTPMDFVTRCRLQMAKQWLLDHKEKTIGQIAVEAGYPSVSYFNKRFMEHEGMTPSSYRRLYGV from the coding sequence ATGAAACGACAAAGTCATCTGTTAACCCTTCCGCAAATGCCATTCTTCTGTCTGCCCGAATCAGTAGGGATATACCGGGATGAACTGGACCATACCGTTACGCGGGCAGCCGGGTCTCTGAACAATTTTAATATTCATTATGTGGCTTCCGGTAAAGGGTATGTTGAAATCGAAAATGTAGTTCATACGCTTGGCCCAGGGGAAGCCGTGCTATATTTTCCTATGCAGGCTCAGCGTTATTACACAAGCGAGGACGATCCGTGGGATGTGCGGTGGTTCCACTTTTATGGAAGCGGTCTGCAGAACTATTTCATCGAACGTGGATTTCATAAAAGCCAGCTGTGGAGCATTCGGCAGCCGTCAGCCTTTGAGGAAGCGCACGAAGCGCTGTTATGTGAGGCGGAGACCCACCGGATGCTCAAGCCAGCGCAGCTGTCCACGCTAACGTATTCCTTGTTAGCCGTATTTGTGGAGCAGGCGTCCGCATTATCGGACAATAAATCGAACAACTCGGCCAACCGGATTCTTGAACTACTGCCGATCATGCAGCAGGAAGCGGCACAACCGTTTATTTTGGAGGAGTGGGCGGACAGACTTGGCGTCACCACCTACTATTTCTGCAAATTATTCCGCAATGTTATGGAGATGACCCCGATGGATTTTGTGACGCGCTGCCGTCTTCAGATGGCAAAGCAGTGGCTGCTCGACCATAAAGAAAAAACCATCGGACAAATTGCAGTGGAAGCGGGCTATCCGAGCGTCAGTTACTTTAACAAGCGATTTATGGAGCATGAAGGTATGACGCCATCTTCCTATCGTCGCTTATATGGGGTATAG
- a CDS encoding DUF1796 family putative cysteine peptidase, translated as MTTPMEFDAIFSLGHNCQVAAQLRRNKLRHAAGPWDWFNFASTREFCKVIKHQISDFMLRDNLDIYGKSVNCYYVRDKRSSCLSFHDFKNNPEEQPLYDYPAFRERLDRRIERFNRCLNSEQKTLLVRIISHKKDAETIDQVIRETYSNPNVTLLFVMLSSSPSIVTLPSFSDRVLIKQIPKGPTWEGDLEAWMTILGGFSLISGE; from the coding sequence ATGACAACCCCTATGGAGTTTGATGCCATTTTCAGTCTGGGTCACAACTGTCAAGTTGCCGCCCAGCTAAGAAGAAACAAGCTGCGTCATGCAGCAGGTCCGTGGGACTGGTTCAACTTCGCTTCGACCCGTGAATTTTGCAAAGTGATTAAACATCAAATCAGTGATTTCATGCTCCGGGATAACCTGGACATTTATGGTAAATCCGTGAACTGTTATTATGTACGCGACAAACGATCCTCCTGTTTATCCTTCCATGATTTCAAGAACAACCCGGAGGAGCAGCCGCTATATGACTACCCCGCTTTTCGCGAACGGCTGGATCGAAGAATCGAACGCTTTAACCGCTGCTTGAATTCTGAACAAAAGACGCTGCTCGTGCGGATCATCTCGCATAAAAAGGATGCTGAGACGATTGATCAGGTTATTCGCGAAACTTACTCCAATCCGAACGTAACCCTGTTATTTGTCATGCTTAGCAGCAGTCCAAGTATTGTTACTCTTCCTTCTTTCTCGGATCGGGTGCTCATCAAGCAAATACCGAAAGGGCCCACATGGGAGGGAGATTTGGAGGCTTGGATGACCATTCTTGGAGGATTTTCGCTCATTTCAGGGGAATAA
- a CDS encoding MFS transporter produces MTQPSQKLRITNLKGAFAWLGFLVFFSVLNETVFNVALPDIARQFHVEPSTANWVNTGFMLSFAIGSFVYGKISDLYGIKKMLIIGIVTYGSGSMLGLAAHAYLPAVIAARFIQGAGASAIPALVMVMIVRYFDAKSRGRAFGLIGSLVAMGEGIGPVIGGVVAHYVHWSVLFVFPLMTLATIPFFLKVLPDETEQKGNVDVTGAALLSVGVVLFTLFTTHEHWMYLAGCLAALVFFAVRIKRASNPFIEPYLFVRKKFIAGTISGCVILGIVAGFLSMVPYLMRSVHHLSTDMIGAGIIFPGAMSVMLFGMLGGLLVDKKGHHFVFYIGALMIIGGFLTMAVLADQSPWIVTAMLIFVFGGLSFVKTVISTVVSDSLEEKEAGAGMGMLNFACFLSEGIGVAIVGGLLSRRLLDFPLLPMSWNAEADLYSNLLLLFSLVIVAGSMIYALAFIGKRSSQI; encoded by the coding sequence ATTACTCAACCAAGTCAAAAATTACGGATCACAAATTTGAAAGGCGCGTTTGCCTGGCTGGGATTTTTGGTTTTTTTCAGCGTTTTGAATGAAACGGTGTTTAATGTGGCACTTCCGGATATCGCCAGACAATTTCATGTGGAGCCATCGACAGCCAATTGGGTCAATACAGGCTTTATGCTGTCGTTTGCCATAGGTTCGTTTGTGTACGGAAAAATATCGGATCTGTACGGGATCAAAAAAATGCTCATTATAGGCATCGTAACGTACGGCAGTGGGTCTATGCTGGGATTAGCGGCACATGCCTATTTACCTGCTGTGATTGCGGCAAGATTTATTCAGGGGGCAGGAGCCTCTGCCATCCCTGCGCTGGTCATGGTCATGATTGTGCGTTATTTCGATGCAAAATCTCGTGGAAGAGCTTTTGGTCTTATAGGATCGCTGGTTGCAATGGGCGAAGGAATCGGGCCTGTCATCGGAGGCGTTGTTGCCCATTATGTGCACTGGTCCGTGTTGTTTGTATTTCCTCTTATGACGCTTGCAACGATTCCGTTCTTTTTAAAAGTGCTGCCGGATGAAACCGAACAGAAAGGGAACGTTGATGTTACGGGAGCAGCTCTGCTCTCCGTTGGCGTAGTGCTATTTACCTTGTTTACGACCCATGAACATTGGATGTATTTGGCAGGCTGTTTAGCAGCGCTCGTATTTTTCGCCGTACGGATCAAGCGGGCCTCAAATCCATTTATCGAACCCTATTTATTCGTAAGGAAGAAGTTCATCGCCGGAACGATCTCGGGCTGCGTCATTTTGGGCATAGTAGCCGGATTTCTGTCCATGGTTCCTTATCTGATGAGAAGCGTCCATCATTTGTCTACGGACATGATTGGCGCGGGTATTATATTTCCTGGTGCCATGAGCGTCATGCTGTTTGGCATGTTAGGGGGGTTACTCGTCGATAAGAAAGGTCATCATTTTGTGTTCTATATAGGAGCCCTGATGATTATCGGTGGTTTTTTAACCATGGCTGTGCTGGCGGATCAATCACCTTGGATTGTGACAGCTATGCTGATTTTTGTATTTGGAGGCCTTTCATTTGTGAAGACAGTGATTTCAACGGTCGTTTCCGATTCTCTGGAAGAGAAAGAAGCGGGAGCAGGGATGGGAATGCTTAATTTTGCATGCTTCTTATCGGAAGGGATCGGAGTCGCAATTGTAGGAGGCTTGCTTTCCAGACGCTTGCTGGATTTCCCGCTTCTTCCGATGTCATGGAATGCTGAGGCAGACTTGTACAGCAACTTGCTACTTCTGTTTTCGTTGGTTATAGTAGCTGGAAGTATGATCTATGCATTGGCTTTTATCGGAAAAAGAAGCAGCCAAATCTGA
- a CDS encoding cache domain-containing protein, whose amino-acid sequence MRRKRTNSRLFYQFLLSHVLIFAIPFIILSSVVYYNAVVRFKSEIEASNVYKLNQVKNTFDLLARGLDNTASRISIDSELTPFVVKSGKYKEIEAVDELGKYKANNTIVDEVALYFHGDERLYTSSGINSFDTFAKRVYGFSDLDGIRLDEEMSRLQIPEIRRIQTTVTGSSQQQNVLMYLFPIPRNSQAPYGTVSFFIRESMLTDLVGPILGDFNGSVYILDSKDSILASRSHENDLTEQDAKQLLVSKTQDGIHDAKLGGEHYSLMQAKSKWTGWSYVIVMPTDQFLGRVLEMRTFVLLICGAVVAFGILIAVLLSTRQYRPIRNIADYVRTLQVWTHGNDNRRHNELDLIRDSVQATRDLMKRIDEQRPIVREQFFVRLILGLIKDEEETIAFLSRENLSLPEENCFVTVIPMDGSEYISTQNREELLRLLSEISMTDAVGYGVELIPDQSLAILISTGCNESCLRHVQEEIAGEIARLF is encoded by the coding sequence ATGAGGCGTAAACGAACCAATTCTCGCTTATTCTATCAATTTCTACTGTCGCATGTACTGATTTTTGCCATACCGTTCATCATACTTAGCAGTGTCGTGTATTATAATGCGGTCGTACGATTCAAAAGTGAAATTGAGGCATCCAATGTATACAAGCTGAACCAGGTTAAGAATACGTTCGACTTATTGGCACGCGGTCTGGACAACACGGCCTCAAGGATTTCGATTGACTCCGAATTGACTCCATTCGTAGTGAAGAGCGGGAAATACAAGGAAATTGAAGCGGTAGATGAGCTGGGCAAATATAAGGCAAATAATACGATAGTCGATGAAGTCGCGCTTTATTTTCATGGGGATGAGCGGCTGTATACTTCGTCCGGAATCAACTCATTCGATACATTTGCAAAGCGTGTATACGGATTTAGTGACCTGGACGGGATTCGCCTGGACGAGGAAATGAGCCGACTTCAGATCCCAGAAATCCGTCGTATCCAGACTACGGTCACGGGCAGCAGCCAACAGCAAAACGTGCTGATGTATTTGTTCCCGATTCCACGCAATAGCCAAGCGCCTTACGGCACAGTTAGCTTCTTCATTCGTGAATCGATGCTGACCGACCTGGTTGGTCCTATTTTAGGGGACTTTAATGGTAGCGTTTACATTTTGGATTCCAAGGACAGCATTCTGGCTTCAAGAAGCCACGAGAACGACCTGACAGAACAGGATGCTAAACAGTTACTTGTTTCCAAGACCCAGGATGGCATTCATGATGCCAAGCTAGGCGGCGAACATTATTCTCTAATGCAGGCTAAATCAAAATGGACGGGGTGGTCTTATGTCATCGTTATGCCAACCGATCAGTTTTTGGGAAGGGTACTGGAAATGCGGACCTTTGTATTGCTCATTTGTGGTGCAGTTGTCGCCTTCGGGATTCTGATCGCCGTACTGCTCTCGACTAGACAATATCGTCCGATCCGGAACATTGCAGACTATGTACGGACTTTACAAGTATGGACGCATGGAAACGATAACCGCCGCCATAATGAGCTCGACTTGATCCGCGATTCCGTTCAGGCTACGCGCGACCTGATGAAGAGAATTGATGAACAGCGTCCGATTGTGCGTGAGCAGTTTTTCGTCCGACTGATATTAGGTTTGATCAAGGATGAGGAGGAGACGATAGCTTTTTTGTCTCGGGAAAATTTGTCGCTTCCCGAAGAGAACTGCTTTGTGACCGTTATCCCGATGGACGGGAGTGAGTATATATCCACGCAGAACCGGGAAGAGCTGCTGCGGCTGCTGTCCGAGATATCCATGACGGATGCAGTTGGGTATGGAGTGGAACTCATACCAGATCAGTCCCTCGCCATCCTGATTAGCACGGGCTGCAACGAATCATGTCTGCGCCATGTCCAAGAGGAAATTGCAGGCGAAATTGCTCGGCTGTTCTAG
- a CDS encoding AraC family transcriptional regulator, with product MEQSGRIRKGEIVYFADMSEWQEGSEWYPIEEQIRLVQSMKQGNNAAAKTALVNIVHDLEGKEISLFYFRCMSFDLINTFLRTMNELKLSIPQEYRSHLAEFTTLKQLDAGMTGLIDLICDYVQANKESKNTAMGAEIFQYIEQHYQEYDLNLEKIADHFQMSISYFSRYMKDQTGYTFTEYVTHLRMEEVKRLLKHSDLAIKDIVASVGYSDVSNFMRKFKNTEGITLGQYRKLYS from the coding sequence ATGGAGCAAAGTGGTCGGATTCGCAAAGGGGAGATCGTATATTTCGCTGATATGTCCGAATGGCAGGAAGGCAGTGAATGGTACCCGATCGAAGAGCAAATCCGCCTTGTGCAAAGCATGAAGCAGGGAAACAATGCAGCAGCCAAAACCGCGCTGGTTAACATCGTGCACGATTTAGAAGGAAAAGAAATATCCTTGTTTTACTTCCGCTGTATGAGTTTTGATCTGATCAACACGTTCCTTAGAACGATGAATGAACTGAAACTGAGTATTCCTCAAGAGTATCGGAGCCATTTGGCGGAATTTACGACCTTGAAACAACTGGATGCGGGGATGACCGGACTCATTGACCTCATATGCGATTATGTGCAGGCCAATAAAGAAAGCAAGAACACCGCCATGGGAGCAGAGATTTTCCAATACATTGAGCAGCACTACCAGGAATATGACCTGAATTTGGAGAAAATCGCCGATCACTTCCAGATGTCCATTTCCTATTTCAGCCGTTACATGAAAGACCAGACGGGTTATACGTTCACCGAATATGTTACCCATCTTCGCATGGAGGAGGTCAAACGGCTGTTAAAGCACAGCGATCTGGCGATTAAAGATATTGTTGCCAGCGTTGGCTATTCGGACGTCTCCAATTTTATGCGCAAATTTAAAAATACAGAAGGTATAACGCTTGGGCAATACCGGAAACTGTATTCGTGA
- a CDS encoding ABC transporter permease subunit, whose amino-acid sequence MTAKTLLAAKSIERGLRKSRWKTVLKNWELYIFVLPTMAYFIIFHYFPLYGLQIAFRDYAPSSGIWNSPWVGLEHLRRFFDSYYFWDLIGNTVGISLYEMIVGFPIPIIIALALNELKNGAFKKWVQTVTYAPHFISVVVMSGMIIAFLSPGTGLVNLAIKALGGEPVQFLGEPGWFKSVFVLSGVWQSMGWGTIIYLAALAGVDPQQHEAAMIDGATRMKRIWHINLPSILPTMVILLILNVGSFMSVGFEKVFLLQNPLNLESSDVISTYVYRSGLVQGQFSFSAAIGLFNSVINFILLLTVNRIAKRVNETSLW is encoded by the coding sequence ATGACAGCCAAGACACTGCTTGCTGCCAAAAGTATCGAACGCGGGCTCAGGAAAAGCAGATGGAAGACGGTTCTCAAAAATTGGGAGTTGTATATATTCGTTCTGCCCACGATGGCCTATTTTATTATATTTCATTATTTCCCGCTGTATGGCCTGCAGATTGCCTTCAGGGATTATGCCCCCAGTTCGGGGATATGGAACAGCCCATGGGTTGGTCTTGAGCATTTAAGGCGTTTTTTCGATTCTTATTATTTTTGGGATCTGATCGGGAACACGGTTGGCATCAGCTTGTATGAAATGATCGTTGGGTTTCCGATCCCGATTATTATCGCGTTAGCGCTTAATGAGCTGAAGAACGGGGCGTTCAAGAAGTGGGTGCAGACCGTAACGTATGCACCTCACTTTATATCCGTCGTCGTTATGAGCGGCATGATTATCGCCTTTCTGTCTCCGGGAACCGGTTTAGTCAATTTGGCCATCAAGGCTTTGGGTGGAGAACCTGTACAATTTCTGGGCGAACCGGGCTGGTTCAAGTCTGTGTTTGTACTCTCCGGTGTATGGCAAAGTATGGGCTGGGGGACGATTATTTACCTGGCGGCGCTGGCTGGAGTCGATCCCCAGCAGCATGAAGCGGCGATGATTGACGGAGCCACCCGGATGAAGCGCATATGGCATATCAATCTTCCGAGCATCCTGCCTACGATGGTGATCTTGCTCATTCTGAACGTAGGGAGCTTTATGTCCGTCGGGTTTGAAAAAGTATTCCTGCTGCAAAATCCACTGAATTTGGAGTCGTCAGACGTTATCTCCACATACGTATACCGAAGCGGGCTTGTGCAAGGCCAGTTCAGCTTCTCGGCTGCGATTGGCTTGTTTAACTCGGTCATTAATTTCATATTGCTGCTTACCGTTAATCGGATCGCCAAGAGAGTAAACGAGACAAGTCTATGGTAA